The window GGTCACCAACGACGGTGTCACCATCGCGCGTGACATCGACCTCGAGGACCCCTTCGAGGACCTCGGCGCCCAGCTGGTCAAGTCGGTCGCCATCCAGACCAACGACGCCGCCGGTGACGGCACCACCACCGCGACCCTGCTCGCCCAGGCACTCATCGCCGAGGGCCTGCGCAACGTCGCCGCCGGTTCCAATCCGGTCGAGCTCAACAAGGGCATCGCCGCAGCCGCCGACAAGACCGTCGAGCTGCTGAAGTCCCGCGCCACCGAGGTGGCCTCCTCCACGGAGATCGCCAACGTCGCCACCGTCTCGTCCCGCGACGAGATCGTCGGCGAGATGGTCGCCGGCGCCATGGACAAGGTCGGCAAGGACGGCGTCCTGACCGTCGAGGAGTCCCAGTCCATCGAGTCGTCCCTGGACGTCACCGAGGGCATCTCCTTCGACAAGGGTTTCCTGTCGCCCTACTTCATCACCGACATCGACTCCCAGCAGGCTGTGCTTGACGACGCCCTCGTGCTGCTCGTCCGCAACAAGATCTCCTCCCTGCCGGACTTCCTGCCGATCCTGGAGCAGGTCGTCGAGTCGGGCAAGCCCGTCCTCATCATCGCCGAGGACATCGAGGGCGAGCCGCTGCAGACCCTCGTGGTCAACTCCATCCGCAAGACCCTGCGCGTCGTCGCCGTGAAGTCCCCGTACTTCGGCGAGCGCCGCAAGGCCTTCATGGACGACCTGGCCGTGGTCACCTCCGCGACCGTCGTCGACCCGGAGATCGGCATCCACCTCAACGAGGTCGGCGCCGAGGTCTTCGGTTCCGCACGTCGCGTCACCGTGACCAAGGACGAGACCGTCATCGTCGACGGTGCCGGCACCCCGGAGGAGGTCGAGTCCCGCCGCGAGCAGATCCGCCGCGAGATCGAGAACACCGACTCCACCTGGGACCGCGAGAAGGCGGAGGAGCGACTGGCCAAGCTGTCCGGTGGCGTCGCCGTCATCCGCGTCGGCGCCCCGACCGAGACCGAGGTCAACGAGCGCAAGCTGCGCGTCGAGGACGCCATCAACGCGGCCCGCGCGGCCGTGCAGGAGGGCGTCATCGCCGGCGGCGGTTCCGTCCTCGTGCAGATCGCCGAGGAGCTCAAGGCCTGGGCCGAGGAGTTCGAGGGCGAGCAGCGCACCGGCATCCTGTCCGTGGCCCGCGCCCTGGTGAAGCCGTGCTTCTGGATCGCCGACAACGCAGGCCTCGACGGCGCCGTCGTCGTCGCCCGCACCGCCGAGCTCCCGAACGGTGAGGGCTTCAACGCCGCCACCCTCGAGTACGGCAACCTCATCGAGCAGGGCATCATCGACCCGGTGAAGGTGACCCACTCCGCAGTGGTCAACGCCGCCTCCGTGGCCCGCATGGTGCTCACCACCGAGGCGTCCGTGGTGAACAAGCGTGAGGAGCCGGAGGCTGCGGCCCACGGCCACCACCACCACTAGTCACCACTGGTCACCCCGGCGCACACGCGCTGAAGCCCGGTCCTGAGCCATTGTGCTCGGGCCGGGCTTTGGTGTCTGTGCGGGGGAGTGGGGGTCAGCTGCGGGCGGTGGCGGGGACGCGGGCGGCCTGACGGCCGCCCCGGACCATGCCGCGGTTGCGCAGGACCGTGAGACGCTCGGACTCGGAGAGTCCGCCCCAGATGCCGTAGGGCTCGGCGACCTTGAGCGCGTGCTCGCGGCAGGCGGAGATCACGGGGCAGGTGTGGCAGATGGCCTTGGCGCGGTTCTCACGCTGGGCGCGGGCGCGACCGCGCTCGCCGTCCGGGTGGTAGAACACATCCGACTCTTCGCCCCGGCAGGCGCCGTGGAGCTGCCAGTCCCAGAAATCGGCGTTCGGTCCGGGAAGCAGGTGCGGCTGTGACATGTTCTGATTCTCCTCAGGTAAAGAAGTCATAGACTCGTGTGCATCGGTGCAGAGTCCGGGACGGTGAGTCACACTCTCCGACGCACCTGTGGAGTGTGTACCGACGTGATGAACATCAAATGGCCGGTATGTGTCCCAGTGGTGGACCGGGCATGACCGCAATGTGGCCTCCTCGGCCGCCAGACTCCTGACCTGCATGAATGCGATAGGTTAACCCTTAATGAACTCTTGGTGCACTAGCAGCTGGCATGGAGGATGCGGAAATGAAACTCGGATTCCGGGGTGAACAGGTATCCTGGTTCCGCCTGTGCCACAAGGGGCCGCAGGTGATCCGGAGGAGTGCTACGTGAGTGAGACCGAGGCAGAGCTGGCCGACCTTGTGCCGCTGGCCGTCGACGGTGACCGTCGTGCACTGCAGAGGATCATGGCGATCGTCCATCCGATGGTCCTGCGTTACGCCCGCGCCCGCGTGGGCGGCGGAAGGACGCCGACCCCCGAGGACATCGCCCAGGAGATCTGCCTCGCGGTCGCGACGTCGATAGGCAACTACGTGGACAAGGGTCGCCCCTTCATGGCCTTCGTCTACGGCATCGCCTTCAACAAGGTGGCCGACGCGCACCGCGCCATGGCCCGTGACCACTCGCTGCCCACCGACGAGGTGCCGGACACCGTCACCGAGCGCGATACCCCCGAGGACTACGCCCTCACGACCGACGGAAGTAACAGAGTGAGGGCTCTGCTCGATTCATTAAGTGAGAAGGCGCGCGACATCGTGATTCTGCGCGTTTTCGTCGGACTGTCGGCGGAGGAGACCGCCGCGGTCGTGGGCAGTACCCCCGGTGCCGTGCGCGTGGCGCAGCACCGTGCGCTGGCCACGTTGCGCAAGACCCTGGGCACTCAGGATGACGCCCAGGCCACGGAGAATGAAGGAGCACAGTGATGAAGCGTAGGCATCCCGATGCCACAGCAGGTGACATCACCACACAGCTGAAGCCGCTGATGGATGATGACGCCTTCCTCACCGAGCTCTCGCAGGGCCTCGACCCCTCCGACGGCACCGACGAACTCGCCGCGCTCTTCCTGGAGCTGCGCGAGGACGTCGAGAAGCAGATGCCGCCCGCCCCGCTCATCGAGGGCGCCGACGAGGAGCCCGTGGTCATCTCCCTGGTCGCCCGCCGCCGCGCCCGCCGCGGACGCCCCTTCGTGTCGGGCCTCATCGGCGCCGCCGCCGCGACGCTGGTCATCGCCGGCTCCGGCTCCATGATCTACAACGCCACCCCCGGCTCCCCGCTGTGGGGCATGTCCAGCGCGCTGTTCAGTGACCGCGCCGCCGTCGTCGAGCTCGCCGGCACGCTGGAGGAGATCGACTCCCGCGCCGCCGAGGGCGACATCGACGGCACCCGCGAACTCCTCGAGGAGGCCCGCCGCGTGGTGCAGAACCTCCGCGACGCCCAGTCGCCGACCGGGCAGCAGACCCCGCGTGAGTCGGGCACCACGGTGACCGCCACGACGACGGCCACCCTGCCGGGCGAGACCCTCGCCCCGGAGCCGGTCGACCCGACCACCGAGACCGTCACGGAGACCGCGCACCAGACCACGACGGCGACCGTCACGGTCACCCAGGGTCCGCCCCCGATCCGGGACAACCCGCTGCCGAACCCGGTGGAGCCGGTCCCGCTGCCGGAGCCGGTCGATCCGGTGGAGCCGGCGCCGACGGTGGCCCCGACCCTGGCCCCGCCGCAGATCCAGGAGTAACGGTCCGGGAGTGAGACACGAAGAGACCGCCGGCAGAACCTGCCGGCGGTCTCTTCATGTGTTCCCCTCTGACGGGGCCTCTAACGGGGCGCGTTGATCCCGTCGAGGAATCCGACCGCGTAGTCCCAGGGGACGTAGGCGTTCACGTCGGGCTCGACGGAGGGCTCGTGCACCGGGGCGAGCTCACCGCGCAGGGTGGCGGCCATGTTGGCGGCCATGATGTCCCAGTCGTAGTAGTGCAGGTCGTCGCAGTCCTCGCACAGGAAGAAGATGCCGAGGATGCCGTGCGGCGTCAGCTCCTCCCGGAAGCGGGCGACGAGGGCCAGATCCTGGGTGATGTGCAGGCGCTCCTCGTCGGTCAGCGGGGGTGCCGGCTCCTCGGGGTCCAGGAAGGACGCCGGATCGTTCGGATCGTCGGCGAACGGGTCGAGCGGCATCTGCGAGTCGTAGTTCACACTCGTCACCCTATTGTGGACCAGCTCAATGGGCAATTCCCTGCCGCTACCTGTCAAGAGGGAAAAGGGATTAGGGTGTAGTCATTGCGGAAGCCACACAGTGCGAAGGAGCCACATTTCCATGACCGATCAGCGTGTGTCCACCGGGGGCGACGATCCTCACAAGATTGCCCTTCTGGGCCTGACCTTCGACGACGTCCTGCTCCTGCCGGCGGAGTCGAACATCATCCCGAGTGAGGTGGACACCTCCACCCAGTTCACCAGGAACATCCGCCTGGGCATCCCGGTCATCTCCGCGGCGATGGACACCGTGACGGAGGCCCGCATGGCCGTCGCCATGGCCCGCCAGGGTGGCCTCGGCGTCCTGCACCGCAACCTCTCCGCGGAGGAGCAGGCGGAGCAGGTCGAGATCGTCAAGCGTTCCGAGTCCGGCATGGTCACCGACCCGGTCACCGCCACCCCGGACATGACCATCGGCGAGGTGGACGCACTCTGCGCCCGTTACCGCATCTCCGGTCTGCCGGTCGTCGACGCCGAGGGCATCCTCGTCGGCATCTGCACCAACCGTGACATGCGCTTCGAGCCGAACATCGACCGTCGCGTCGCCGAGGTCATGACCCCGATGCCGCTCGTCGTCGCACCGGAGGGCGTGACCAAGGAGCAGGCTCTCGAGCTGCTGTCCGCCAACAAGGTGGAGAAGCTGCCGATCGTCGACAAGCAGGGCAAGCTCGCCGGCCTCATCACCGTCAAGGACTTCGTCAAGACGGAGCAGCACCCGAACGCCTCCAAGGACGACCAGGGTCGCCTGCTCGTCGCCGCCGGCATCGGCACCGGTGAGGAGTCCTGGGACCGTGCCGGCCAGCTGGTCGAGGCCGGCGTCGACGTCCTCGTCGTCGACTCCGCCCACGCCCACAACAACCGCGTCCTCGAGATGGTCTCCCGCGTGAAGAAGGACTTCGGCGACCGCGTCGACGTCGTCGGCGGCAACCTGGCCACCCGCTCCGCCGCGCAGGCCATGATCGACGCCGGCGCCGACGCCATCAAGGTCGGCATCGGCCCGGGCTCCATCTGCACCACCCGCGTGGTCGCCGGTGTCGGTGCCCCGCAGATCACCGCCATCATGGAGGCCTCCGTCCCGGCCCACGCCGCCGGCGTCCCGATCATCGCCGACGGTGGCATGCAGTACTCCGGTGACATCGCCAAGGCCCTGGCCGCCGGAGCGTCCTCCGTCATGCTCGGCTCCATGCTGGCCGGCACCACCGAGGCGCCGGGCGACATCGTCGTCGTCGGCGGCAAGCAGTACAAGCGCTACCGCGGCATGGGCTCCATGGGAGCCATGCAGGGCCGTGGCCTCACCGGTGAGAAGCGTTCCTTCTCCAAGGACCGTTACTTCCAGGCCGACGTCCGCAGCGAGGACAAGCTCGTGCCGGAGGGCATCGAGGGTCGCGTCCCGTTCCGCGGCTCCATCGACGCCATCACCCACCAGCTCGTCGGCGGCCTCCGCGCCTCCATGGGCTACACGGGCTCCGCCACCATCGCCGAGCTGCAGACCAAGCAGTTCGTGCAGATCTCCACCGCAGGTCTGAAGGAGTCCCACCCGCACCACATCCAGCAGACCGTCGAGGCCCCGAACTACCACTAGTCCGCGGCTCCGCGGAGATCGTCCGCTGAAAGTTGGCCGGAGACCCACTGTGATGGGGCTCCGGCCTTCGTGCTGTGCGGTAGAGTTGATCCGTCATGTCCGCCCGCAACCGGGCAGAAGAAAGGGAACGCCACCATGCGCGACTACGTCGAGATCGGAGTGGGCCGGGAGGCCCGCCGCACCTACAGCCTCGAGGACATCTCCATCGTCCCGTCCCGGCGCACCCGCTCCTCCAGCGATGTCGACACCACCTGGCACATCGACGCCTACACCTTCGGTATCCCCGTCATGTCGCACCCGACCGACGCACTCGCCAGCCCCGAGTTCGTCATCGAGATGGACCGGCAGGGCGGCCTCGGTGTCATCAACGCCGAGGGCCTGTGGGGCCGTCAGGCGGATCTCGACGCCGCCGTGGCCCGCGTCGTCGAGACCGTCAACGCCGTCGACAGCATGGACTTCACCGGGGAGCAGGCCATCGCCCTGCTCCAGGAGCTGCACTCCGCGCCCATCGACGAGGACCTGCTCGCCGAGCGCATCGGTGAGGTCCGGGCCTCCGGCGCCACCGTCGCCGTCCGCGTCAGCCCCCAGCGGGCCCGTGAGCTGGCCCCGATGGTGATCGAGGCGGGCGCCGAGATCCTGGTCATCCAGGGCACCATGATCTCCGCCGAGCACGTCGCCACCGGCGGCGAGCCGCTCAACCTCAAGGAGTTCATCGGCTCCCTCGAGGTGCCGGTCATCGCCGGCGGCGTCGCCGACTACACCACCGCCATGCACCTCATGCGTACCGGTGCCGCCGGCGTCATCGTGGGTGGCGGCACCAACACCAACGAGTACGCGCTCGGCATCGAGGTTCCGATGGCCACCGCCATCGCCGACGTCGCCGCCGCCCGCCGCGAGTACCTCGACGAGACCGGTGGCCGCTACGTCCACATCATCGCCGACGGTGAGCTGTCCACCTCCGGTGACATCGCCAAGGCCATCGCCTGCGGTGCCGACGCCGTCATGCTCGGCACGACCCTGGCCCCGGCCGCCGAGGCCGCCGGCAAGGGCTGCTTCTGGCCGGCCGTCGCCGCCCACCCGCGCTTCCCGCGCGGTCTGGTGGAGACCCCGCAGGAGTACCTCACCGAGGGTGTCGAGCCGCCGAGCCTGGAGAAGATCCTCCAGGGCCCCGCAGCCGACCCCTTCGGCAACCAGAACATCGTCGGCGGCCTGCGCCGCGCGATGGCCAAGTGCGGTTACACCGACCTGAAGTCCTTCCAGAAGGTCGGCCTGGCGGTCAAGCGCTAGGCTCGGCCAGCACCGGAGCAGCCCGGTCACCACGTCGGTGGTGACCGGGCTGCTCTTCTGTTTCTGGGGTGACCCCCGACGGGGCGGTCACGCGGACTGCTGCGTCTCCTCCCGCTTCTCCGCGGGGGCGGGCCGTGCCGTGAGTGTCGTGCCCATCGACGCCGCGACCACCATCCCGACCGCGACGAGGAGCCCGACCGAGGCGGTCTGACCGAGCACGATCCAGCCGATGAGGGCCGCGAACACCGGTTCCAGGGCCAGCAGCACCCCGAACACGGCCGGCGGCAGCGACCGCAGTGCCACCAGCTCGAAGGAGTAGGGGATCAGCGACGCCAGCACCGCGGTGAGCACTGCCAGGCCGAGCAGGGCGGGGGAGAGGACGATCGTCGCCACCCCGGTGGCCCCGAAGGGGGCCACCACCGCCGCGGCGATGAGGAACGCCATCGCCAGTCCCCCCTGGCCGGGCACGATGCGGCCGACGCGCCGCGACATGAGGATGTAGCCCATCCAGAACACACCGGCGACCAGGGCCCAGGTCACGCCCCAGAGGTCGAGGGGTTCGCCGGTCCAGGAGTCCCAGCCCAGCAGCGCCAGCCCACCTGCGGCCAGGCCCACCCAGAGGAACTCCCGCGCCCCGCGCGAGAGGATCGCCGCGAGCAGGAGAGGCCCGATGAACTCGATGGTGACGGCGGGCGCCAGCGGGATGAGGGCGATGGCGGCGTAGTAGAAGCCGTTCATCCCCGCCAGGGTCAGGGCGAACAGTCCCACCGCCAGCCACTGCTGACGTGACCACGCGCGTAGCGCCGGCCGGGCGATGAGCGCCAGCAGCAGTCCCGCGACGAGCAGACGGACGGTGGTCACACCCCACGGCCCGGCGTGGGGGAACACGTGGGTGGCCACCGCGCCGCCGAGCTGCAGGGAGGCACAGGAGGCGAGAACCAGTCCCACGGCACCGGGAGACACACGATCAGACATAGTGACCTCACCATAGCTGGGCTGGGGATACGCGGTCGTCGAGAAGCATGTCGGGACCGCGGCCCCCGCGTAGTAGTATCGAATCCGTGACTTCCGCATCCCCCCGCCCCGTCCTCGTCGTGGACTTCGGCGCACAGTACGCCCAGCTCATCGCCCGGCGCGTACGTGAGGCCCGCGTCTACTCCGAGGTTGTCCCGCACACCGCCACCGTCGAGGAGATCAAGGCCAAGAACCCGGCCGCGCTGGTCCTCTCCGGTGGCCCGTCCTCCGTCTACGCCGACGAGGCTCCGAAGCTGGATCCGCAGATCCTCGAGCTCGGTATCCCCGTCTTCGGCATCTGCTACGGCTTCCAGGCGATGACCGCCGCTCTCGGCGGCACCGTCTCCGAGACCGGTGCCCGCGAGTACGGCCGCACCGACCTCGAGGTCGTCGGCGACGGCGGCGTGCTCCACGACCAGCTCGACGCCACCCACAAGGTGTGGATGAGCCACGGTGACGCCGTGACCGAGGCCCCCGAGGGCTTCACGGTCACCGCCTCCTCCGCCGGTGCGCCGGTCGCGGCGTTCGAGAACGTCGGGAAGAAGATGGCCGGCGTGCAGTACCACCCGGAGGTCCTGCACTCCCCGCACGGCCAGCAGGTGCTCACCCGCTTCCTCACCCAGATCGCCGGCCTCGAGCCGACCTGGACCGCGGCGAACATCGCGCAGCAGCTCATCGACGAGGTGGCCGCGCAGATCGGCCCCGAGGGCCACGCCATCTGCGGCCTGTCCGGTGGCGTCGACTCCGCTGTCGCCGCCGCCCTCGTGCAGCGTGCCATCGGTGACCGCCTGACCTGTGTCTTCGTCGACCACGGTCTGCTGCGTTCCGGCGAGCGTGAGCAGGTGGAGAACGACTTCGTCGCCGCCACCGGCGCCCGCCTGGTCACCGTCGACGAGCGGAAGGCCTTCCTGGACAAGCTCGCCGGCATCAGCGAGCCGGAGGCCAAGCGCAAGGCCATCGGCGCCGAGTTCATCCGTTCCTTCGAGCGTGCCGTCGCCGGCGTCCTCGAGGGCGAGCAGGTCGACTACCTCGTGCAGGGCACCCTGTACCCGGACGTCGTCGAGTCGGGTGGCGGTTCCGGTACCGCGAACATCAAGAGCCACCACAACGTCGGTGGCCTGCCGGACGACGTCGAGTTCGAGCTCGTCGAGCCGCTGCGCCTGCTGTTCAAGGACGAGGTCCGTGCCGTGGGCCGCGAGCTGGGCCTGCCGGAGGAGATCGTCAACCGTCAGCCCTTCCCGGGCCCGGGCCTGGGCATCCGCATCATCGGTGAGGTCACCGAGGAGCGCCTGGAGATCCTCCGCGCCGCCGACCTCATCGCCCGTACCGAGCTGACCGCCGCGGGTCTGGACGACCAGATCTGGCAGTGCCCGGTCGTGCTGCTCGCGGACGTCCGTTCCGTCGGCGTCCAGGGTGACGGCCGTACCTACGGCCACCCGATCGTGCTGCGCCCGGTCACCTCCGAGGACGCGATGACCGCCGACTGGGTCCGCATCCCGTACGAGGTGCTCGAGCGCATCTCCACCCGCATCACCAACGAGGTCAAGGACGTCAACCGCGTCGTGCTCGACGTGACCTCGAAGCCGCCGGGAACCATCGAGTGGGAGTAGACCTCCCCACGTGACAGCGCCCCTGACAGTGAGTGTCAGGGGCGCTGTGCTTTTGCTTGTCGACGGCCGCGGCGTCAGTCCTGCGGGGCTGCCGGGGCCTGCGGCGCCGCCGCCTGGGGCGCGGTCACCCGCACCGGCCCGATGCCGCCGCTGACCGTCAGGTACAGGGTCTCACCGTCGGCCTCCGGGTTGTAGAGGCCGGGGGAGCAGTTGCTGTCGCCCAGGCCGTCGTCGCAGGACAGCTGGACCGGCACGAGCTTCGGGAGGTGGACGTTGAGGGGGCCGACACCGCCGGAGACGAGGACGTGGTGGGGGTCGATGAGCTCGGGGAGCCCACGGAGGTCGACGACCGTGTCCCCGACGCCGCCGTCGTAGGTCAGGGGCAGCTCCGCCTCACTCGTGGGGGCGTACTCCAGGGTGCCGAAGGGCTCGTCCTTCACCACGCCGATGCCGAACATCGTGGCCAGGGCGCTCATCACCCCGAGGGCACCGACGACGCCGAGGGCCACCCACGGCCAGACCCGTGGCTTGCGGGGCGTCGGCTGCGGGGCCGGGCCCGGGTCGGGCAGGTCCCAGGCGAAGGGGGCCGCCCCGAGCGGGTCCCAGGAGGGCGGGGTGGCCCGTCCCGGGGGAGTGTCGGCGCCCTCGGCGGGGGTGTACATGGACAGGTCGACGGGCTCGGGCATGGTGCGGACGGGGGCGTCGGCAAGCAGGCCGGCCGGGGGCTGCGGCTGGTGGGCGTGGAGGAACCACCAGGCGACGATGAGGAGGGCGATGCCCAGCAGCCCGATGGAGCCGCGCCCGTCCCCGGCGGTGAACAGTCCGGAGGTGATGACGAAGAAGAACATCAGCCACCAGCCGG of the Corynebacterium humireducens NBRC 106098 = DSM 45392 genome contains:
- a CDS encoding WhiB family transcriptional regulator, whose translation is MSQPHLLPGPNADFWDWQLHGACRGEESDVFYHPDGERGRARAQRENRAKAICHTCPVISACREHALKVAEPYGIWGGLSESERLTVLRNRGMVRGGRQAARVPATARS
- a CDS encoding GuaB3 family IMP dehydrogenase-related protein, giving the protein MRDYVEIGVGREARRTYSLEDISIVPSRRTRSSSDVDTTWHIDAYTFGIPVMSHPTDALASPEFVIEMDRQGGLGVINAEGLWGRQADLDAAVARVVETVNAVDSMDFTGEQAIALLQELHSAPIDEDLLAERIGEVRASGATVAVRVSPQRARELAPMVIEAGAEILVIQGTMISAEHVATGGEPLNLKEFIGSLEVPVIAGGVADYTTAMHLMRTGAAGVIVGGGTNTNEYALGIEVPMATAIADVAAARREYLDETGGRYVHIIADGELSTSGDIAKAIACGADAVMLGTTLAPAAEAAGKGCFWPAVAAHPRFPRGLVETPQEYLTEGVEPPSLEKILQGPAADPFGNQNIVGGLRRAMAKCGYTDLKSFQKVGLAVKR
- the guaA gene encoding glutamine-hydrolyzing GMP synthase, coding for MSGPRPPRSSIESVTSASPRPVLVVDFGAQYAQLIARRVREARVYSEVVPHTATVEEIKAKNPAALVLSGGPSSVYADEAPKLDPQILELGIPVFGICYGFQAMTAALGGTVSETGAREYGRTDLEVVGDGGVLHDQLDATHKVWMSHGDAVTEAPEGFTVTASSAGAPVAAFENVGKKMAGVQYHPEVLHSPHGQQVLTRFLTQIAGLEPTWTAANIAQQLIDEVAAQIGPEGHAICGLSGGVDSAVAAALVQRAIGDRLTCVFVDHGLLRSGEREQVENDFVAATGARLVTVDERKAFLDKLAGISEPEAKRKAIGAEFIRSFERAVAGVLEGEQVDYLVQGTLYPDVVESGGGSGTANIKSHHNVGGLPDDVEFELVEPLRLLFKDEVRAVGRELGLPEEIVNRQPFPGPGLGIRIIGEVTEERLEILRAADLIARTELTAAGLDDQIWQCPVVLLADVRSVGVQGDGRTYGHPIVLRPVTSEDAMTADWVRIPYEVLERISTRITNEVKDVNRVVLDVTSKPPGTIEWE
- a CDS encoding DUF5319 domain-containing protein; protein product: MNYDSQMPLDPFADDPNDPASFLDPEEPAPPLTDEERLHITQDLALVARFREELTPHGILGIFFLCEDCDDLHYYDWDIMAANMAATLRGELAPVHEPSVEPDVNAYVPWDYAVGFLDGINAPR
- a CDS encoding EamA family transporter; protein product: MSDRVSPGAVGLVLASCASLQLGGAVATHVFPHAGPWGVTTVRLLVAGLLLALIARPALRAWSRQQWLAVGLFALTLAGMNGFYYAAIALIPLAPAVTIEFIGPLLLAAILSRGAREFLWVGLAAGGLALLGWDSWTGEPLDLWGVTWALVAGVFWMGYILMSRRVGRIVPGQGGLAMAFLIAAAVVAPFGATGVATIVLSPALLGLAVLTAVLASLIPYSFELVALRSLPPAVFGVLLALEPVFAALIGWIVLGQTASVGLLVAVGMVVAASMGTTLTARPAPAEKREETQQSA
- a CDS encoding PspC domain-containing protein — its product is MSTQTSFTDTFREMWETRPPRIPSEQGGNAKIAGVCEGIGVRYQVDPTVVRVLFVVGFFLGGGLPAYLLAWMTMPRYGLALSPAEAVIRRKEELGPPDRKERSTGWWLMFFFVITSGLFTAGDGRGSIGLLGIALLIVAWWFLHAHQPQPPAGLLADAPVRTMPEPVDLSMYTPAEGADTPPGRATPPSWDPLGAAPFAWDLPDPGPAPQPTPRKPRVWPWVALGVVGALGVMSALATMFGIGVVKDEPFGTLEYAPTSEAELPLTYDGGVGDTVVDLRGLPELIDPHHVLVSGGVGPLNVHLPKLVPVQLSCDDGLGDSNCSPGLYNPEADGETLYLTVSGGIGPVRVTAPQAAAPQAPAAPQD
- a CDS encoding sigma-70 family RNA polymerase sigma factor — translated: MSETEAELADLVPLAVDGDRRALQRIMAIVHPMVLRYARARVGGGRTPTPEDIAQEICLAVATSIGNYVDKGRPFMAFVYGIAFNKVADAHRAMARDHSLPTDEVPDTVTERDTPEDYALTTDGSNRVRALLDSLSEKARDIVILRVFVGLSAEETAAVVGSTPGAVRVAQHRALATLRKTLGTQDDAQATENEGAQ
- the guaB gene encoding IMP dehydrogenase gives rise to the protein MTDQRVSTGGDDPHKIALLGLTFDDVLLLPAESNIIPSEVDTSTQFTRNIRLGIPVISAAMDTVTEARMAVAMARQGGLGVLHRNLSAEEQAEQVEIVKRSESGMVTDPVTATPDMTIGEVDALCARYRISGLPVVDAEGILVGICTNRDMRFEPNIDRRVAEVMTPMPLVVAPEGVTKEQALELLSANKVEKLPIVDKQGKLAGLITVKDFVKTEQHPNASKDDQGRLLVAAGIGTGEESWDRAGQLVEAGVDVLVVDSAHAHNNRVLEMVSRVKKDFGDRVDVVGGNLATRSAAQAMIDAGADAIKVGIGPGSICTTRVVAGVGAPQITAIMEASVPAHAAGVPIIADGGMQYSGDIAKALAAGASSVMLGSMLAGTTEAPGDIVVVGGKQYKRYRGMGSMGAMQGRGLTGEKRSFSKDRYFQADVRSEDKLVPEGIEGRVPFRGSIDAITHQLVGGLRASMGYTGSATIAELQTKQFVQISTAGLKESHPHHIQQTVEAPNYH
- the groL gene encoding chaperonin GroEL (60 kDa chaperone family; promotes refolding of misfolded polypeptides especially under stressful conditions; forms two stacked rings of heptamers to form a barrel-shaped 14mer; ends can be capped by GroES; misfolded proteins enter the barrel where they are refolded when GroES binds), translating into MAKLIAFDQEAREGIQRGVNTLADAVKVTLGPRGRNVVLDKAFGGPLVTNDGVTIARDIDLEDPFEDLGAQLVKSVAIQTNDAAGDGTTTATLLAQALIAEGLRNVAAGSNPVELNKGIAAAADKTVELLKSRATEVASSTEIANVATVSSRDEIVGEMVAGAMDKVGKDGVLTVEESQSIESSLDVTEGISFDKGFLSPYFITDIDSQQAVLDDALVLLVRNKISSLPDFLPILEQVVESGKPVLIIAEDIEGEPLQTLVVNSIRKTLRVVAVKSPYFGERRKAFMDDLAVVTSATVVDPEIGIHLNEVGAEVFGSARRVTVTKDETVIVDGAGTPEEVESRREQIRREIENTDSTWDREKAEERLAKLSGGVAVIRVGAPTETEVNERKLRVEDAINAARAAVQEGVIAGGGSVLVQIAEELKAWAEEFEGEQRTGILSVARALVKPCFWIADNAGLDGAVVVARTAELPNGEGFNAATLEYGNLIEQGIIDPVKVTHSAVVNAASVARMVLTTEASVVNKREEPEAAAHGHHHH